The genomic region CCTCGCCCACAGCCAGGTGCCGCCGACATTGGTGCGGAACACCGCATCCCAATCGGTGGGGTCCGTTGTCAACACGGTGCCGCCACAGGAGAAGCCAGCGGCAGTCATCAGGATATCGAGCTGGCCGTGCCGTGCTACCACATCATTTGCCACCGCCTCGGCGAAATCGGCATCGCCGACGTCGCCAATATGCGTCGTTGCCTCGCCGACCAAGCTCAACGTTTCCTGAAGTCCGGCTGGATCGCGATCGACCAGAGCAAGACGTGCGCCCTCTTCCGCGAACAGCTTTGCACTGGCGCGGCCGATGCCGGAGCCTGCGCCCGTGATGATGGCCGTGCGCCCCTGCAGCCGCATCTCAGATCCACTCCTTATGCTGCGTCAACCAGGCGCTCATCGCGGCCGCCGACTCGGCGCAGCCGAACTGCGCGCGCCAGCCGAATTCATCCGCCATCCGGTTCACCGACAGCGGCGCGCGATAGGGCCCATGCAGCTTGATGACGGTTTTCTCGCCGGGCGCCGCGACCCGGCACTCCAGGCCGGGATGCAACGCCGCAAAGGCCTCGCCCCATTGCAGCGCAGGCCAAAGTTCTCCGCGGGAGATGTTGTAGAGCCGGTGGCGCGGCCGCTCGGCTTCGATCAGCAGTGCGACGGCCTCGGCCGCATCCGGCGCGTAGATCCAGTCCCGCATGCCCGCTTCAGGCATGATCGCCGGCTCGCCGCGCGCGAACGCGGCCAAGATCTGGAACTGGAGGCTTGGCGTGTCGCGCACGGAACTCGGTCGCTCCCACGGTCCGAATAGCGCGCTCAGCCGCACATTTAGGAAATCCCCGCCGAAGAGCTCGGCGTGACGCGCAACCGATCGCTCCGATGTGAACTTGCTGATCGCGTAGAACGAGACCGGATCGCAAGGCGTGTCCTCGTCCAGAATCTCGACCCGCGCGCCCGCGGCGCCATAGGCCGATGCCGAGGAGAGATTGACGACCCGGCGCACGCCATGCCGGATCGCGGAGAGCAGGATCGGGATCTGCGCCATCACGTTGATCTCGAGAACGCGCGCGGTCGATGCCCTCTCCAGTTCATCACCGGCGGTGATGGCCGCGCCGAGCACGATCGCATCAACTCCTTCGGCGATGAGGGCATCGATGGCATCTGCGTCGGTGATATCGCCCTGCACCGCTTTGAGCCGTGCGCCGTAGTCGGCAAGAGACCGCCGCGCGGATGGCGGCAACTCTGCACGGTCGTACAGCGTCACGTCATGGCCGCGCGCGAGCAGCGCCTCCGCAACATTGAGCCCGACAAAGCCGGTGCCGCCGAAGATGACGATCTTCATCGCGCGCGATCCACCGTCACAGTAGCTTCGCTCCGAAATTGCGCTCGGGATCCATGTCGGCCACGAGCCGCCCCGTCGGCATGGCCGCCTCGCCGCCGCTGCGTGCCAGGAACTGGCCGCTGCCTGCGCTCGCGAGGCACTTGTTGCCATCGATGATCACTCGGCCACGCGACAGCACCGACACCGGCCAGCCCTTCAGCTTGCGGCCTGCAAACGGCGTGTAGCCGGCAAGGTCGTGCATCATCTCATCGGCGATCTCGACCTCGCGATTAGGATCCCAGATTGCAATATCGGCATCGGCGCCGACCGTGATCGAGCCCTTGCGCGGATGCAGATTGTAAATCTTGGCCGGCGCCGTCGACGTCAGTTCGACGAACTTTTCCAGGCCCAGCCGCCCGTTCGACACCATCGCGTCGAACAGCAGCGGCAGGCGCAGCTCCAATCCCGGCAGGCCATTCGCGACCTGCTTGAAGTTCGGATTGGGGCCGGCGCGCAGCTTGCCGGTCTCGTCATAGCGATACGGCGCGTGATCCGACGAGATGGTCTGGAGATCGCCAAGCGACAGCGCCTGCCACAGCGCCTCCTGGTCTGAATGCGTCCGCGGCGGCGGGCTGCACATCCACTTGGCTCCTTCCACCTCGGGCTTGTCGAGATCGGCTGCGGTGAAGAACAGGTATTGCGGACAGGTCTCGGCAAACACCTTCAACCCCTGCCCGCGCGAATCGCGGATCACCTTGGCGCCTTCGGCGGTGGAGACGTGGAAGATCATGATGGGCTGGTCGATCAGCGCTGCCATGCCGATCAGCCGGGTGAAGGCTTCCGCCTCCGACACGCGGGCGTGGCTGACGGCGTGGTATTTCGGCATCGTGTAGCCGCGCGCGAGCAGGCGCTTCACCATCCAGGCGATGATGCCGTGATTTTCGGCGTGGGCGCACAACATCGCGCCGGACTGGCGTGCGGCAAGAAGGATGTCCAGCAGCGGCTCGTCGTCGACCTTGAGCCGGTCGTACGTCATGAAAATCTTGATCGAGGCGTGGCCCTGCTTCACCAGCGCCGGAATATGCTCCTCGACCGTTTCCTTGGTCGCATCCGCAATGATCATGTGAAAGGCGTAGTCAATCACGGCGCCCTTCTTCGCCAGCGCGTGGTAATCCTCCACCACCTGCGGCAGCTTCATGCCGACATGCTGGGCCGCAAACGGGATCACCGTGGTCGTGCCGCCGAAGGCCGCCGAGACGGTCGCGCTCTCGAAGGTGTCGGCGTTCATGATGCCGGCAGCGGACAATTGCTCGATATGGGCGTGGCTGTCGACGCCGCCGGGTAGAACGAGTTTCCCGCGCGCGTCGATCTCGCGCTTCGCAGCCGGAAGCCCGCGGCCGATAGCGGCGATGGTCTCACCGGAGATGGCGACATCGGCTTCAAAGACGTCGGTCGTCGTCGCGACGCGCCCACCGCGAATGATCAGGTCGTAAGCGGGTTCAGTCATGAGGCACTCCATGATAGGCTCAAGCCAAGTGATCGAAATTTTGCAGGAAGACCAGCATGTCCCGACCGCGCATTCTCGTCATCAATCCAAATTCCAACCCTGCGGTCACGCGAGGGCTGGAGGACGCGCTGAAGCCGCTCGGTTTCGAGGGCGGGCCGGAACTGGTCTGCCAGACGCTGGCCGAGGGTCCCTTCGGCATCGAAAGCCAGGCCGATGTCGATGGCGTCGCCATGCCGCTGCGCCGGCTGGTCGAGGGCGACAACAGCTCGGCGGCCTTTGTCATCGCCTGCTACAGCGATCCCGGGCTTCAGGTCTGTCGCGAAGGCACCGACCGCCCCGTGTTCGGCATCGCCGAGTGCGGCGTGCTGACCGCACTGGCTCGCGCCGAAACCTTTGGCGTCATCGCGATCGCCCAGCGCTCGATCCCACGTCACATGCGCTATCTCAGGCAGATGGGACTGACCGAACGGCTCGCCGGCGAGCGGCCGCTCAACATGAGCGTCGCGGAAACCGCCTCGGGCGAAGGCACGCTGGCCAAAATGATCGAAATCGGCCGCGCGCTGCGCGACGAGGACGGCGCCCGTGCCATCGTGATGGGCTGCGCCGGCATGGCACGGCACCGCCGCCCGCTGGAAGAGGCGCTCGGCATTGCCGTGATCGACCCGACACAGGCGGCCGTCACCATGGCGCTGGGTACGGTGCAGTTCTCGAACCACTAGGCGTCCTTCAGCTCTTTGGCGTCCTGCCGCGCGAGCCATTGCGCGTGGCTCTCGCGGACTAGCGCGAACGTGTCCCGCTGCGTCGTGTAGAGATTGCCGAACATGCGGCCGATCGGCCGGTAGGCGTCGAGGTCGACATACATATTGGCCTCGTCGACGAGTCCCTCGCGGGCGTGAACCCGGAGCACTTCGCCGACCAGCAGTTCGCGATCGGGGGAGAAGGTCAGCGCGACGTGGCGCCGGCATTCGAGCGCAAAGGGAGCGGCGGCGAGCCGCGGTACCTTCACGTCTACAGAGGGAAGCGTCACCAGCCCGGCCGCAGCGACCTCGCTGTCACCGGACGGAAAATCGACCGCGCAGTCGTTCATCGCCACCGACAGCGCCTCGTCCACCATGTGAACGACGAACTCGCCGTCGCGATGGATATTGCGGGTGGTGTCCTTTGGGCTGTGATCCGGCTTGTGCTGAAGCCCGAGTACGATCAGCGCCGGGCTCTCCGAGAACACGTTGAAGAAGCTGAAGGGCGCGGCGTTGACCGCCCCGTTGGCATCGAGCGTCGTCACCAGCGCAATCGGCCGTGGCACCACCACGCCGCAAAGCAGCTTGTAGCGGTCGCGCGGATCGAGCTCGCGCAAGGGAATACCTGATGTGCCCTTGTCCGCCATCGACATCACTTCTCCGGCGGTGGCACCGCGCCGGTCTGGCTGGTGATCAGGCCGTAATGCTCGATGCGGCGGTGCTGCGCGAAATTGAAGATCGTGGTCTTGCCGAATGTGGTGGCATCGAGATCGCAAGGGTGGACCAGCAGCTCGTCCTCCTCCGTCTTCGCTTCGGCGACGATTTCGCCATTGGGATCGACGATCAGGCTGCCGCCGAACAGCGGGTGTCCGTCCTCGTTACCGGCCTTGGCCACCGCGACAACCCAGGTCGCGTTCTGATAGGCGCCGGCCTGCGCCGAGAGGCGGTTATGGAACAACCGTTTCTCGACGCCTTCATCGCTCCTCTCCGCATTCACCGACGGGGTGTTGTAGCCGATCAGCACCATCTCGACGCCCTGCAGGCCCATCACGCGATAGGTCTCGGGCCAGCGCCGGTCGTTGCAGATGGCCATGCCGATGATGCCGCCCAGCTCGCGCCAGACATTAAAGCCGAGATCGCCCGGCTCGAAATAGCGCTTCTCCAGATGCTGGTGCGAGCGCTTGGTGTCGTATTCCACATGGCCCGGCAAATGGATCTTGCGATATTTGCCGACGATCTTGCCGGATTTGTCGGTGAGAACAGCAGTGTTGAAATGATGCCCGTCCGGCGTCAGCTCCGCATAGCCGAAATTCATCGCCATCTCGTGCTGTGCCGCGCGCTCGAACAACGGCCGGGTCGCCGCATTGGGCATCTCGCGCTCGAACCAATTGTCGAACTCGGCCCGGTCCTCCACGTACCAACGCGGAAAGAAGGTCGTGAGCGCCAGTTCCGGATAGACGATCAGGTCGGCGCCCTTGCTCTTGGCCTCATCCATCAGCGCGATCATGCGCTTGACCACGGCCTCGCGGCTGTCCGCTTTCTGGATCGGGCCCATCTGGGCGGCGGCAACATTGACGATACGCATCAGCGATTTCCTGGTGATGTCTTTGAGCTAAGCTACAGTTTCAAGCACGTGCCGGCGCGCGCAGCATAACGCAGCATCGCCCGGACTTGCCAGCCGGCGCCTGCACATCGGCATCGTGTGCGCTGCACGCTCCATCCTCATGTCTGCTCCTCATCCGCAACATCGAGACCGTGGTCCAGCGCGTCCAGAAGCTGCCCGGCCTCATGCTCGGAAATCACGAGTGGCGGCGCGAGGAACAGGGAAGTCTGCTCGCCGCTGGTCCCGATCACGGCGCCCGCCTCCAGCGCCCGCTCCGCGACGCGCGAGGCAATCGGCACCTCGGTGGTGTCGGCATGCCAGGAGCGCCAGTCCGGCCCGTGCAACTCCACGGTCCAGTGCAGCCCCTGCCCCGCCAGGCGCTGCACGCTTGGATGTTTCTGCGCGATGGCCAGAAGGCGGCGGGTGAACAGCTTTTCGAGACCCCTGACGTGCTCCAAAATCTCGTCATCGCTGATGACTTTCAGATAGGCGCTGACGGCAGCCATGCTGATGGGATGCCCGCGCAACGTGCCGTAATTCTGCCAGCTCGTGCCCTTGAGCCGCTCGACGATGTCTTTCGACACCACGACCGCGGCAACCGCCGCCGCGCCACCGCCGAGCGATTTTCCGAGCGTCACGATATCGGGACGACTTTCGGCTCCCTGGAACGCGAACCAGCGCCCGGCACGGCCCGCACCAGTCACCACTTCGTCGGCGATCCAGTAGGAGCCGGCCTGCCGCGCGCACCGCGCCACCTCGTCCTGATAGGCGCCATCGTAGTAGATGCCGCCTTGCGTGTAGTCGATGATCGTCGCTGCCGTATCCGAAAGCAGGCGCGTGGCATCGGCCAGATATTCGCTGGGGGGAACATTGTTGGCCGGCGCGCCGTAGATCGCGCCCTGCGGCGCCGGCAATATCCGCACCGGCGCCATCGGCGCCGGCAGCTTCGAGCCGCCTGAGTGCACCGCGAGGCCGCCATGCCATTGCGGCTGCACGGTCATGCTGCGCGACAGGCCCGTAATGCCGTGATAGGCGCGTTCGCGCGTCGCCAGCGCGGACCGCTGCGTCAGGGCCTGACAGAGCGACAGCGCCATGTCATTGGCCTCGCTGCCGCTGATGCAGAAGCGCACCGCACCGACCCAATCGTCTTCGCCCTTGAACGCGGTGGCCATCAAGTCGTCAGCCGCCTGCTCGCGGCCGACCCAGGTCCAGCCCTCGTTCACGACGGGCGTATCCGCGGCGCGGCGGATCGCCTCCACCATCGCGGGATGACGATGTCCGAGACCGCCGCCGGTGTTGCTGCCGTCGATGAGCTTGCGACCATCCGACAGATGAAAATAGACGCCCTCGCCGCCGACCACGTCCATGGGCGCGCTGTCGCCGGCATTCAGCCCGGTTCGCAACAATCTGCTCATTGCAATCCCCTCATTCCGCAGCCTCGGCGCCGTAGCCACCGCCACCACAGGTCTCGATCGTGACGAGATCGCCTTGCTGCAGCACCAGGTTCGACTTGCCGTCGATCGCGACGTTCGCGCTCTGCCTGATCAGCGAGATGCGGCAGGCCTTGCCGGGTTCGCCGCCTTGCATGCCGAACGGCGCAATCACCATGCGCTCGATGCAGGTAGTCAGATGCATCGACGGCGCCAGGATGCGATAGGTACGGATGACGCCGTCCCCGCCGCGATGGACTCCCGTGCCGCCGGAATTCCGACGAATGGCCTGCTGCTCGACTTGGATCGCGTAATTCGCCTCGATCACCTCGATTGGCGTGTTCGAAGTGTTGGACAGATGCACCCGCGTCGCGGAGATGCCGTCCCGATCATGCCGCGCACCCTCGCCACCACCGTGGACCTCGTAGAGCATCTTCCACGAACCGTTTTGCCGCGGCTCGGCGAAGAAGAGGACGCCTGCCGTGGTCGCCCCACCAGCCGACAGACGTTCGGGAATGGTGTCCTGCATAGCGCGGAAGATCGCATCGACGATGCGCATCGAGGTCTCGTGATTGCCGGCCGCAACCGAGGCATTCCACCCCGGCTCGAGAATGGAGCCCGGGCGCGTGATGATGGTCAGCGGCCGCAGCGCGCCCGCGTTCTGGTTCATGTCGCGCCCGCTCATGATGCGCGCGGCATAGGCCACCGCAGAGCGCGCCATGAACGGCGTCGTGTTACAGAAATTCGAGACGCGGTCGCAGCTTCCCGAGAGATCGAAGGTCGCTTCGTCGCCTGCAATGGTGATCTTGACATGAATGCGCGCGGGCGCGTCGTCGACGCCGCCGTCGTCCAGATAATCCTCGCCCTCGTAGACGCCGTCAGGCAGATCGCGGAGCGCCTCGCGCATCTCGATTTCGGAAAGATCGTGCAGGCGCGACTGCGCCGCCGTGAAGACCGCCTTGCCGTGCTCGCGGCATAGCTCGACGATGCGCTTCTCACCGGCTTTCGTTGCGGCGATCTGGGCGAGAAGATCGCCCTCGCAGGATTCGGATCTCGAACATTGGCCTTGAGCAGCTGCACGATCGGCGTATTGACGCCGCTTGCCGTGGCGATCAGAACCGGCGGAATGCGCATCGCCTCCTGGAAGGTGTCGATGGCTTTCGCAAAATAGCTGCCGGGCCAGGTGCCGCCGATATCGGGCCAGTGTGCGAGGCTGACCGCGAACGCCACGATCTCGCCGTCGATGAAGACCGGGCGCACGACCTTGACGTCATTGAGATGATTGCCGCCGAGCGGGCCGACATTGTAGATCAATGCGTCGCCGTCGTTCAGGCTGTCGCGCGGCACCACTTTCAGCAATTCGAGGACCGTGTAGGCCATCGCGCCGAGATGGATCGGGATGTCGCGGCCCTGCCCGACCAGGTCGCCGCGGGCGTCCGTGATCGCCGACGACAGGTCGCCGGCCTCGCGCAGCAGCGGCGAGCGCGCCGAGCGCGTCATCACCAGGCTCATTTCCTCGGCGGCGGCCGAAAGCCCGTGCCGGATGACTTCGACGACGAACGGATCGAGCTTCATGCGGCCCCCCGCGTCAGGAACAGATTGCCTGAAACATCAGGCCTCGCCTGCCAGCCGGGCGGGACCACCACGGTCGACCATGCGTCTTCAATGATGGCCGGGCCGCTGACGATTTCGGTCAGCGAGGCACGGTTGATGATGCTTGTGGCGATGTCGTGAAAGCCATCGAACGAGCAGATGCGCTCGCCTTTGGAGACCGTTCTGACCGCGATGGCCGGCCGGCTCACGACGGTCGTCGATGGACGGCGCGCCTGCACCCGCACGGACTCGATGACGCAGCTCTCGCCCGTCGCATAGCCGAACAGCTCGTGGTGCCGGGCCAGAAAATCCTTCTTCAGCGTGATGACGTCGAGCGGTCGCGCGAACGGCACCGGAATGGCGTCGTTCTGCGCCGCGTAGCGCATCAAGGCCACCAGCTCGATCTGAATCTCGGTCGCGGCAACCCCGTTGGCGATCAGCGGCGCCGAGGCATCGTCGATCAGCACCCCGATCCGCTCCGACACACGGGCGAGGTCGATGCCATCGAGCGCAGCGCGCAGAGTTTGCTGCTGGAGGAAGCTGAAATCGGCAGTGAGACAGCCCAGTGCCGAAAACGCACTCGACGCGCTGGGAACGACGACCTCGGCAATCCCGTAGAGATCTGCAAGGCCCGCGGCATGCATCGGGCCACCACCGCCAAAGGCGAGCAGCGTGCAGTCGCGCCCGTCGATGCCGCGCTCGACGGTGACGCGGCGGCGCGCGCGCCATTGTCGCGTTCGCGACCTTGATGATGCCGAGCGCGGTTTCGGTCAGGCTCAGCCCCAGAGTGCGCGCGATCGGCGCGATGACATCACTGGCTGCCTTGATGTCAATTCCGATCCGGTCGCCGAGTTTGGCGTCCGGATTGAGATAGCCGAGCACGGCGTTGGCATCGGTGATGGTCGGCTCGGTACCGCCGCGGCCGTAGCAGGCCGGTCCAGGCTCGGAGCCGGCGCTTTCCGGTCCGACCGTCAGGCCACCGGAGCCGTTGCGCACGATCGAGCCGCCGCCCGCCCCGATCGAGTGCACCGCGAGCATCGGCTGGCGCAGCGGCTTGTCGCCGAGCATGCGGCCGTCGGTCATCTCGGCCTGACCGTCGACGATCAGGCACACGTCGGTCGTGGTGCCGCCCATATCGAACGTCAGCATCCGGGACGTGCCGAGCTGGCGCGCGATGCTGACCGATGCGGAGACGCCGGCCGCGGGGCCCGACATCGCCATCACCAGCGGCCGCCGCTTCACGGCCGAGATCGGCACCATGGCGCCGGCCGAATGAAACACCTGCAGGCCGGGACCGATCGGCAGCCGCAGCTCCAGTTCGCTGAGATATTCCACCGCAATCGGCATCGCCGCGGCGTTGAACACGGTCGCCGAAGTCCGCTCGTATTCGCGCGCCTCGGGATTGACCTCGTGCGACAGCGAGACGTGGGCAACGACGCCCTTGAGCCGCTCGCCGAGCATCTTCTCGTGCACCGGATTGGCATAGGCATGCAGCAGCGCGACCGCGACACTCTGCACGCCGGTCCCCTTCAGCCAGGCCACCAGACGCTCGATCTCCGCGTCATCCAGCGCCTTCAGCACCCGGCCCTCGTGATCGAGGCGCTCAGCAAGCCCGAAGCATCGTTCCGGCGGCACCAGCGGCAGCGATTTTGGCGGGACGTCGAGACGATAGAGATCGCGGCGGCGATAGCGCGCGATCTCCAGCACGTCGGCAAAGCCTTCGGTCGCCACCAGTGCCACTTTCGGCAGCCGTCCTTCGACGATGGCGTTGGTCACGCGCGTGGTGCCGTGGACGAAGCGCTTGATCTCGCTCTTGCGCAGGCCGACCGCCTCGATCGCCTCCAGCATCGCCTGAACCGGAGCTTGAGGTCGCGACGGCACCTTCGCGATCCGTGCCTCCGCGGGGGAGTGTCGGATCGCGATGATGTCGGTGAAGGTGCCGCCGATATCGGTGCCAACTTCCCAGTGATTTTCGTCAGTGCTCATGTGTGGGTCAGCTGCGGACGACATTCGAACCGGACGCCGGGTGGTTCCCGTCCTTCGCGAGGTTCAATCGCAAACCGAGAGCGCTCATCATCATCCCCTGTCATGCCACCGCTTGCGAGCGTGCGACAGAGCGATGGCCTCGGGATAGGGCCAGAGTTGTCGCAATGCACTGGACCAGCCCGCGACCGGCGCGGCGCGGCGAGGCACATTTTAGTGCAGCCCTGCCCGCATGGAGAGCACGTCGGTGTGGATCGTTCGACGCGACATAAGTGCGGCGCACCACGAATTTTCCCGGACGAAACACCACATCCGCTGCAGCGCAATCCACGCGCCCCGCACGCACTGTCTAATTTGCAGGCGATCGACCGGCCCTACGGACCATGCGATTGCTTATGAGCTATGCATGGCAGTCGGCTCAGCCTCTCTTTATTGTACGATCAGTAAGCGGTGGTTTTGCCCGCTCCGGCTCTCAGGCCGCGAAGGACGGACGCAGGCGGCGCCAGCCGATGATGATGCCCGTGATGGAGAACAGAAAGCCAAGGGAGCAGAGCCCGACGACCAAGCCGTCGCGCAGCAACGGGTGCGCGACGAGAACCGGAAAATCCAGCGTGTGCAGCGCGCCGTAGAACCAGCGATAGGCCCGCCGCGATGGATCCAGCCTTTGCAGCAAATTGCCGTCGGCGCCGTCGATGTCGAACCAGAGGTCACCGCAATACGAGCGGTAGACCGGGGCGCCCGGGACAGTGGACCGCGCGGGATAGTTGTCGTCCTCGGCAAGTACAGACGGACCGCCGCAGCCGGCCGCCAGGCGCGCGGTCAACCCCTGGACCTCGTGCACATCCAGAGATCTCGTCGGTCCATCGCGGGGCGCGTCCCCTGCCTTGATCAAGGTCTGACCGGCAAGGGCCGTTCGATCCCGCCGATAGAGAGTGCCGTTGAAGGCAAACCATTCGATTTCACGGGTCGATGGCGATACAGGCTGCCGATCGAGCGATGGGGCCGCCGTCCAGTTCGGTGAAGCGTTCATCACGCTGGATTCAGCGGAGGCCCATTGCCCGCGCGAGAACAGCCGCCCGTGATCCATGGAGAGCCAGCCGCTGAAAATCCAGCTCAGCACGAACACCATCGCAACGAGGCCGATGAGATGATGCAGCGCATGCCAGCCGCGATAGGGCGAGCCGATCAGACCGCTGCGAGGTTTGATCCGCGCAAGCCCGAGCACAGAGCCAAGCAAAGCCGCGATCAGGGCCAGCAGCGACAAGGTCCAGACCACGCGATCCCACAGCGACCAGTTGCTTCGCAGGACCGTTGGATAGATCCAGTGCAGCACACTCCCGACCAGATTCCAGGTCCGCTCGTTGCGCGTCGTATCCAGGACGATCTCGCCGGTGAGCGAGGAGACATAGACTTCCCTCCCGTCGGCATCACCGAGGGCAACCCGAAACAAGGGCCGATGGCGGTCAAAGCCGTTCGGCACGCTCCATTGGTCGTAGTCC from Bradyrhizobium lupini harbors:
- a CDS encoding N-carbamoyl-D-amino-acid hydrolase, whose protein sequence is MRIVNVAAAQMGPIQKADSREAVVKRMIALMDEAKSKGADLIVYPELALTTFFPRWYVEDRAEFDNWFEREMPNAATRPLFERAAQHEMAMNFGYAELTPDGHHFNTAVLTDKSGKIVGKYRKIHLPGHVEYDTKRSHQHLEKRYFEPGDLGFNVWRELGGIIGMAICNDRRWPETYRVMGLQGVEMVLIGYNTPSVNAERSDEGVEKRLFHNRLSAQAGAYQNATWVVAVAKAGNEDGHPLFGGSLIVDPNGEIVAEAKTEEDELLVHPCDLDATTFGKTTIFNFAQHRRIEHYGLITSQTGAVPPPEK
- a CDS encoding NAD(P)-dependent oxidoreductase, which codes for MKIVIFGGTGFVGLNVAEALLARGHDVTLYDRAELPPSARRSLADYGARLKAVQGDITDADAIDALIAEGVDAIVLGAAITAGDELERASTARVLEINVMAQIPILLSAIRHGVRRVVNLSSASAYGAAGARVEILDEDTPCDPVSFYAISKFTSERSVARHAELFGGDFLNVRLSALFGPWERPSSVRDTPSLQFQILAAFARGEPAIMPEAGMRDWIYAPDAAEAVALLIEAERPRHRLYNISRGELWPALQWGEAFAALHPGLECRVAAPGEKTVIKLHGPYRAPLSVNRMADEFGWRAQFGCAESAAAMSAWLTQHKEWI
- the hydA gene encoding dihydropyrimidinase, with translation MTEPAYDLIIRGGRVATTTDVFEADVAISGETIAAIGRGLPAAKREIDARGKLVLPGGVDSHAHIEQLSAAGIMNADTFESATVSAAFGGTTTVIPFAAQHVGMKLPQVVEDYHALAKKGAVIDYAFHMIIADATKETVEEHIPALVKQGHASIKIFMTYDRLKVDDEPLLDILLAARQSGAMLCAHAENHGIIAWMVKRLLARGYTMPKYHAVSHARVSEAEAFTRLIGMAALIDQPIMIFHVSTAEGAKVIRDSRGQGLKVFAETCPQYLFFTAADLDKPEVEGAKWMCSPPPRTHSDQEALWQALSLGDLQTISSDHAPYRYDETGKLRAGPNPNFKQVANGLPGLELRLPLLFDAMVSNGRLGLEKFVELTSTAPAKIYNLHPRKGSITVGADADIAIWDPNREVEIADEMMHDLAGYTPFAGRKLKGWPVSVLSRGRVIIDGNKCLASAGSGQFLARSGGEAAMPTGRLVADMDPERNFGAKLL
- a CDS encoding PepSY domain-containing protein, with the translated sequence MMRAIVLLHRWLGIAFCLLFAMWFATGIVMHFVPFPSLTEAERFAGLGPLASAGTRIAVADAVAASGIADATRVRLIQRSDGPVYVVSGPSRAGAIRASDGGDASVASSDVALAIARDHARSRGLDAGPTEIVARSDYDQWSVPNGFDRHRPLFRVALGDADGREVYVSSLTGEIVLDTTRNERTWNLVGSVLHWIYPTVLRSNWSLWDRVVWTLSLLALIAALLGSVLGLARIKPRSGLIGSPYRGWHALHHLIGLVAMVFVLSWIFSGWLSMDHGRLFSRGQWASAESSVMNASPNWTAAPSLDRQPVSPSTREIEWFAFNGTLYRRDRTALAGQTLIKAGDAPRDGPTRSLDVHEVQGLTARLAAGCGGPSVLAEDDNYPARSTVPGAPVYRSYCGDLWFDIDGADGNLLQRLDPSRRAYRWFYGALHTLDFPVLVAHPLLRDGLVVGLCSLGFLFSITGIIIGWRRLRPSFAA
- a CDS encoding flavin reductase family protein, translating into MADKGTSGIPLRELDPRDRYKLLCGVVVPRPIALVTTLDANGAVNAAPFSFFNVFSESPALIVLGLQHKPDHSPKDTTRNIHRDGEFVVHMVDEALSVAMNDCAVDFPSGDSEVAAAGLVTLPSVDVKVPRLAAAPFALECRRHVALTFSPDRELLVGEVLRVHAREGLVDEANMYVDLDAYRPIGRMFGNLYTTQRDTFALVRESHAQWLARQDAKELKDA
- a CDS encoding aminotransferase class III-fold pyridoxal phosphate-dependent enzyme, which produces MSRLLRTGLNAGDSAPMDVVGGEGVYFHLSDGRKLIDGSNTGGGLGHRHPAMVEAIRRAADTPVVNEGWTWVGREQAADDLMATAFKGEDDWVGAVRFCISGSEANDMALSLCQALTQRSALATRERAYHGITGLSRSMTVQPQWHGGLAVHSGGSKLPAPMAPVRILPAPQGAIYGAPANNVPPSEYLADATRLLSDTAATIIDYTQGGIYYDGAYQDEVARCARQAGSYWIADEVVTGAGRAGRWFAFQGAESRPDIVTLGKSLGGGAAAVAAVVVSKDIVERLKGTSWQNYGTLRGHPISMAAVSAYLKVISDDEILEHVRGLEKLFTRRLLAIAQKHPSVQRLAGQGLHWTVELHGPDWRSWHADTTEVPIASRVAERALEAGAVIGTSGEQTSLFLAPPLVISEHEAGQLLDALDHGLDVADEEQT
- a CDS encoding aspartate/glutamate racemase family protein — protein: MSRPRILVINPNSNPAVTRGLEDALKPLGFEGGPELVCQTLAEGPFGIESQADVDGVAMPLRRLVEGDNSSAAFVIACYSDPGLQVCREGTDRPVFGIAECGVLTALARAETFGVIAIAQRSIPRHMRYLRQMGLTERLAGERPLNMSVAETASGEGTLAKMIEIGRALRDEDGARAIVMGCAGMARHRRPLEEALGIAVIDPTQAAVTMALGTVQFSNH